The genomic DNA AGTAAAAAAGGCAACGGAAAAACTTATAAGCTCATTAAAGATTGCCAAACTTCGGGAAGAACGGGGCTTAAAAGTTATCAAGAAAAATCTTCATGTTGTCTTCATGGGTAACCCGGGTACAGGAAAAACCACCGTTGCCAGACTGCTTAGCAAGATATACAAAGAACTGGGACTGCTCGAAAAGGGACATCTGATAGAAGTTGACAGGTCATCCCTGGTAGCCGGTTATCAGGGTCAGACAGCCCAAAAAACCGATGATGTAATAAAACAGGCTCTTGGAGGCACTCTTTTCATTGATGAGGCTTATACTCTTTCCCGCGGCGGTAATGACTTCGGTCAGGAAGCAATCGATACACTTCTGAAAAGAATGGAAGATTACTCAGACAAACTTGTTGTAATCGTCGCCGGATATCCCAATGAGATGAGAAATTTCCTCGACTCCAATCCGGGTCTTCAGAGCCGGTTTACAAATTTCTTTATGTTTGAGGATTACACTCCCGATGAGATGCTTGATATCACCAAAGTGCTGAGTGAAAAGAGCGGATACAAACTGGATGAATCAGCAATGGCGCACCTGACGCATGTCTTCAAGGAAATTTATGATAACAGGGATCAAAATTTTGGAAATGCCAGAACAGTACGGAATGTCCTTTATAAGGCTATCGGGAATCAGGAAGAAAGAATTCTGACTTTGAGCAACCTAAGCGATGACGATCTCGTTAAGATAACCATTGAGGATGTACAGAATCTTGAATTGTAGCTAAAGTTCTTCGGAAGCTGCTTTTTCCATCAACTGATGGGCAATATCCTTGCCAAGATAACGGTCGATTATTGTATGTAATACATATAATATGGGGGTTAGAAAGATTGCTACGCCACACTTGTAGATGTAGTTCATCATGCCAATTGCCAAAACAAGACCAAGGCTCCAGTTCGCTCCGAAGTAAAATGCGATAAAAAGCACAACAAAACTGTCAATAAACTGGGATATAAGGGTTGATCCTGTAGCTCTTGCCCAAATCCATTTTGATCCCGTGTGTTTTCTTACCCATTGGAATACCGTGACATCGACAATCTGACCCACTAAAAAAGCAACCAGCGAACCAATAATAATCCACAGTCCCTGTCCGAATATGGCATTAAATGCTGTGTTCATGTTAACCGGTCCGGTTGCAGTGTCCCGCATGACCCAAAAATCTGCAGGCACAAGTCCCATCGAAAAATAGACCATCACATATGCGTAACCGATTAAACCGGCTGATATGAAGGAAAGCAGGCGAACTCCTTTCCTGCCAAAATATTCATTTATGATGTCTGTAAAGATGAAGACGATGGGCCAGAGAAGCACACCGGCGGTAAGATTGAAGGAAAGATTTTCCTGACCAAAGAATGAAAATGAGACGGGATCGAGACCGAATGTCTTTTCAAGTGAGAAGATTTTTACTCCAATAAATTCAGCTAATACAGCATTGGAAACAAAAAACATTCCCAGGAATAGAAAAACTAAATTCGGCTTGTCTTTCACAAAATACCCTTCCCGACAGTTAACTAATCATTAAATGACTTTACAAAAAATTCTATCTCATCGATCATCTTTTCGTTGATCGTAAATGTTACATATTCCGCAAAATTGTTCAGAATTATCAGACTGTTGATGCTTGCATCCTTTTCCTCAAGGAGAACAATCTGTTTACTGACATTTCTGTTCAGAATCGAGATTCTGTTGTAAATCTCGACAAGATTATTCATTTCCCAATCAGGTTGATCACCTTTTTTATACCTGATATATTGTGAAAGAAGATAGAGAGAAAAAACTCTCAACTGGGTTTCATCGAGTGTGGCAAACGGTAAATGACTGTATAAAAGCGGTTTCAGTTTTCCCATGATGGGACAGCCACTCGAAACCATCAAAATACCAAGAAGGCTGCTGACTCCCGACTGAAGAGCTGTGCTTTTGGTAAAGTTTCTCGAATAAGTTTCGACTTCCACTTCCACATCGTCATAGGAAGCAAAATGGTTGAATTCCATAATAAGATGGTAGAGATTCAACGCCAGAGGACAATATTCGTTTACTGTTTGATCGAGTGGGCAATGCGGACAGGCAAAATTTTTCAGGAGTGCCCAGTCGGTTTTTACTGAGTTCTCTTCATCTCTGATTATGGAAAGATCAGAGCGCCGCAGACAGACTGAGAACTCTTTCACTTCAGATGGAAGCTTAAAACGATAAATAAATGATAGTGTTTCTTCGTCAGTCATCGGTCTTGAGAAATTTTTGTACCTTTTGTTATCAAAAATAGTTTTTCTTAAGATCATAAAAAAGAAACAATATGATTATTTATAGTTAAAATCACCTTTTAAAATAAAAAAACGGCATATTTCAGCCGTTTTTAACAATATTTTCCAAATGTAAACTAAATTAATCTCTTCTGATCTTCAAACTGTTCACTCCCCCGTCAAGTTTTATGGTGAGAATGTCTCCGGTTCCGGTGAAATTTTCAGAGTAAATGACACCATTTTTCTCCACAAAACCTTTTGGCACATGTGAATCGCTTAATGCCATGGAATTAATCAATTTTACCTGAGCATCCTTGCTCACAATTATATCCATGCTGCTGGCACCACATTCAATCGTCACTTCACTGCTTCCCGGTGCAGGCTTTGGAAGAAACAGTCTCGTCGAACTGGCACCCATATCGATGTTAAGTTTCCTGAACTGCAACTGGGATATATTCAGCTCAAACTCGGATGCACCAATTTGAAAATTAAGGCTTTCATAAAATGGTTTCGGGTTTATATTCAACTCTACAAGTGAAGCAAACGAAGTGTCGTCAGTGTCAAAATGAAACTCAGCCATCTGAATATCAAGGTTTGCTTTACCGCCTGCGATATTGTTATTTACCGAAAATTTCCTGTTGCTTCTGTCAGTTTTTAATGTCATTAAATTTGTGTCTCTACAGTTCACAATATAGGTTCCGGCACCGCCATCAAAACTTAGTTCAACAAATTTTATCGTTGTATCGTAGGGTTCAGTTTTTATCGATATAAGGCTGTTTTTGTCCTTTGACGACTTTACATGTCCAAAAAACTTCTTTGGCAGATTATGTATGGATGCTGAAACCGTGAGCAGAAAGAACGCCAGGCAAAATCCGGCAACTCCCGCAAGCACATTTCGGACGATCAGGTTTTTTGTCAGATAAACCACTCCACCAGCGATCAGAAGCAATGGCCAGAATTTCCTTATTTCCGGCATATAAAAATCAACATCTGAAAAGTTCTTAACCAGTAACAGGACCCCAAGTCCCAGAAAAAAGACTCCCCAGAAAATTTTACTCGGTTTCATATTTCTCTCCATGGCTTTTTTTCCTTCCGGTGAATATTATCCAAACACCCAGCAGGACAAGAATTAACGGGAAAGCGTCAACAATATCAAAATGAGGAACAAAATTATCGAGACCGAATAAAATACCGGCAACGATAAGCAAGACTCCTAAATAGATTGAGAACTTCCCTTTATTTTCAGCTGAAGGTTTTATATCAGGTACAGCGAACGGGGTTGACTGCTCTGAATTGACATTATATTGCATAAC from Bacteroidota bacterium includes the following:
- a CDS encoding DUF5668 domain-containing protein — encoded protein: MKPSKIFWGVFFLGLGVLLLVKNFSDVDFYMPEIRKFWPLLLIAGGVVYLTKNLIVRNVLAGVAGFCLAFFLLTVSASIHNLPKKFFGHVKSSKDKNSLISIKTEPYDTTIKFVELSFDGGAGTYIVNCRDTNLMTLKTDRSNRKFSVNNNIAGGKANLDIQMAEFHFDTDDTSFASLVELNINPKPFYESLNFQIGASEFELNISQLQFRKLNIDMGASSTRLFLPKPAPGSSEVTIECGASSMDIIVSKDAQVKLINSMALSDSHVPKGFVEKNGVIYSENFTGTGDILTIKLDGGVNSLKIRRD
- a CDS encoding queuosine precursor transporter, whose amino-acid sequence is MKDKPNLVFLFLGMFFVSNAVLAEFIGVKIFSLEKTFGLDPVSFSFFGQENLSFNLTAGVLLWPIVFIFTDIINEYFGRKGVRLLSFISAGLIGYAYVMVYFSMGLVPADFWVMRDTATGPVNMNTAFNAIFGQGLWIIIGSLVAFLVGQIVDVTVFQWVRKHTGSKWIWARATGSTLISQFIDSFVVLFIAFYFGANWSLGLVLAIGMMNYIYKCGVAIFLTPILYVLHTIIDRYLGKDIAHQLMEKAASEEL
- a CDS encoding PspC domain-containing protein, yielding MEKRIYKSRKERMIGGVAGGIAEYFDVDPVIIRFAFIALTLVNGVGLAIYIVGLIIIPEQVMQYNVNSEQSTPFAVPDIKPSAENKGKFSIYLGVLLIVAGILFGLDNFVPHFDIVDAFPLILVLLGVWIIFTGRKKSHGEKYETE